The Solanum lycopersicum chromosome 6, SLM_r2.1 genome has a window encoding:
- the LOC101264638 gene encoding transcription factor LHW isoform X2, giving the protein MGYLLKEVLKTLCGVNQWSYAVFWKIGCQNTKILIWEESYYETSTLSNIHGTSGVENPELAFQDWSTGWAFGGVQNSQLQNQAGENLHLLINKMMMDNQFNLVGEGLIGRAAVTGKHQWVLSEGLSRNVHPPEVLRELRQQFSAGIQTISVIPVLPHGVVQFGSYLHIMENMGFVEDVKTLMSQLGCVPGVLLSDENATKEPALETSRSVYLGSSVSTEYCGRAKVMNSASIIDKGNSIQTEGFVGQTSFSLVDATFQDSNFTQTFADCHDNHLHKKISPQVKPCMYMNNQLTNSVIKTEVIPPNTDMWKKQQDSQYIPKPPFCQESSVGSLPLDSDSIMLTEQQISGENSLAKSNLTLPNFLGSSHGRSHHAVMYKSIPHPNFIADASRPPQKIISCTEHIGDGLQIGSSDLMASSKYDVNHVINNHSLDGQGAEYLLDGSKRMVENDLFQALGPILTQNENPSSSECIQDFYSEKIEHGARFPLFDSAYGDVHVQCQSGDDLFDVLGADFKKNHLNGSWNNGQCKEPNSNTKDWIKNSSTSTISQDASSTINQGNSDSCMFSMTGFDRILDTMVSSHSAKQSLDDNVSSRTTITNLSSSSAPNASCSYDRVGVSSQIQGEQFVSPKTLLKSGAISSSYKSECSKEDTGMYSQSSSIYGSTISSWVESGYDTKPSSSVSTGYSKKPDEMSKTSRKRLKPGENPRPRPKDRQMIQDRVKELREIVPNGAKCSIDALFERTIKHMLFLQSVTKHADKLKQTGESKIISKEGGLLLKDNLEGGATWAYEVGSQSMVCPIIVEDLNQPRQMLVEMLCEERGLFLEIADIIRGLGLTILKGVMETRNDKIWAQFAVENLLKTGKQRCHKDGDIHLTCSPLGANSKRWNRTCQCC; this is encoded by the exons ATGGGGTACTTGCTGAAAGAGGTTTTGAAAACTCTTTGTGGAGTAAACCAGTGGTCTTATGCTGTTTTCTGGAAGATAGGTTGCCAAAACACCAA GATTTTAATTTGGGAAGAATCTTATTATGAAACATCAACATTGTCTAATATTCATGGAACTTCTGGAGTTGAGAATCCAGAACTAGCTTTCCAAGATTGGAGCACTGGTTGGGCTTTTGGTGGAGTTCAAAATTCTCAGCTTCAGAATCAAGCAGGGGAGAACTTGCATTTGCTTATAAACAAAATGATGATGGACAATCAGTTCAATCTAGTAGGAGAAGG ACTAATTGGCCGGGCTGCAGTTACTGGGAAACATCAGTGGGTTCTTTCGGAGGGTTTAAGTAGAAATGTTCATCCACCAGAG GTTTTGAGAGAACTTCGCCAACAATTTTCAGCTGGCATACAG ACAATTTCAGTTATTCCTGTTCTTCCTCATGGCGTTGTTCAATTTGGTTCATATTTGCAC ATAATGGAGAATATGGGATTTGTGGAGGATGTGAAAACACTAATGAGTCAACTAGGATGTGTCCCTGGTGTTTTATTATCTGATGAGAATGCAACAAAAGAACCAGCACTAGAAACTTCCAGATCAGTTTACCTTGGGAGTTCAGTCTCAACGGAATATTGTGGGAGAGCCAAAGTAATGAACTCTGCTTCAATAATTGACAAGGGTAACTCAATTCAGACTGAGGGTTTTGTTGGtcaaacttctttttctttggttGATGCAACGTTTCAAGACTCCAATTTCACTCAAACTTTTGCTGACTGCCATGATAACCACTTGCACAAGAAAATTTCGCCACAAGTGAAACCATGCATGTATATGAACAACCAGCTGACAAATAGTGTCATCAAAACTGAGGTAATTCCTCCAAACACCGACATGTGGAAGAAGCAACAAGATTCACAGTACATTCCAAAGCCACCGTTCTGCCAGGAATCTTCTGTTGGCTCATTACCTCTAGATAGTGACAGCATAATGTTAACTGAACAACAGATCTCTGGTGAAAATAGTCTTGCAAAAAGCAATTTAACTCTACCAAATTTCTTAGGATCATCTCATGGAAGATCCCATCATGCAGTGATGTACAAGTCAATTCCACATCCCAATTTTATTGCAGATGCCAGCAGACCACCACAGAAAATCATATCTTGCACAGAGCATATTGGAGATGGGCTTCAAATAGGTTCGTCTGATTTGATGGCATCTTCTAAATATGATGTGAACCATGTGATCAATAATCATTCTTTGGATGGACAAGGTGCAGAATATTTGTTGGATGGGAGCAAGAGAATGGTAGAAAATGATTTGTTTCAAGCACTTGGCCCTATATTAACACAGAATGAGAATCCAAGTTCAAGTGAGTGCATTCAGGATTTTTATAGTGAAAAAATTGAACACGGGGCGCGGTTTCCATTATTTGACAGTGCATATGGAGATGTGCATGTCCAATGTCAGTCTGGGGATGACTTGTTTGATGTTTTGGGTGctgattttaagaaaaatcatctaaatggcAGCTGGAACAATGGCCAGTGCAAAGAACCAAACTCCAACACAAAGGATTGGATTAAAAATAGCTCGACTTCTACAATAAGTCAGGATGCTTCTTCTACCATCAACCAGGGAAACTCAGATAGTTGTATGTTCTCCATGACTGGCTTTGACCGTATTTTAGATACTATGGTATCAAGTCATTCTGCTAAGCAGAGCCTGGATGACAATGTTTCTAGCCGTACGACTATAACAAATTTGAGTAGCTCTTCTGCCCCTAATGCTTCATGCTCCTATGATCGAGTTGGGGTCTCCAGTCAAATTCAGGGAGAGCAGTTTGTGTCTCCCAAGACACTTTTAAAATCAGGAGCAATAAGTTCTTCATACAAATCTGAATGCTCCAAAGAAGACACAGGAATGTACTCTCAAAGTAGTTCAATTTATGGATCAACGATCAGTTCATGGGTGGAAAGTGGTTATGACACGAAGCCATCAAGCAGTGTTTCAACAGGCTATTCTAAAAAGCCAGACGAAATGAGCAAAACAAGTCGCAAAAGGCTTAAACCAGGAGAGAATCCTAGGCCAAGGCCAAAAGATCGGCAAATGATCCAAGATCGTGTGAAGGAACTTCGAGAAATTGTGCCTAATGGGGCAAAG TGTAGCATTGATGCACTGTTCGAACGCACGATCAAACACATGCTTTTCTTGCAAAGTGTCACAAAACATGCAGACAAACTAAAACAGACTGGAGAGTCAAAG ATTATCAGTAAGGAAGGAGGATTGCTTTTAAAGGATAATCTTGAAGGTGGAGCAACATGGGCATATGAAGTAGGCTCACAGTCTATGGTCTGCCCTATTATAGTTGAGGATCTGAATCAACCTCGTCAAATGCTTGTGGAG ATGCTTTGCGAGGAACGGGGCTTATTTTTGGAAATAGCTGACATTATAAGAGGTTTGGGCTTGACAATCCTGAAGGGTGTGATGGAAACAAGGAACGACAAAATATGGGCACAATTTGCTGTAGAG AATTTGCTAAAAACAGGCAAACAGAG
- the LOC101264638 gene encoding transcription factor LHW isoform X1, with the protein MGYLLKEVLKTLCGVNQWSYAVFWKIGCQNTKILIWEESYYETSTLSNIHGTSGVENPELAFQDWSTGWAFGGVQNSQLQNQAGENLHLLINKMMMDNQFNLVGEGLIGRAAVTGKHQWVLSEGLSRNVHPPEVLRELRQQFSAGIQTISVIPVLPHGVVQFGSYLHIMENMGFVEDVKTLMSQLGCVPGVLLSDENATKEPALETSRSVYLGSSVSTEYCGRAKVMNSASIIDKGNSIQTEGFVGQTSFSLVDATFQDSNFTQTFADCHDNHLHKKISPQVKPCMYMNNQLTNSVIKTEVIPPNTDMWKKQQDSQYIPKPPFCQESSVGSLPLDSDSIMLTEQQISGENSLAKSNLTLPNFLGSSHGRSHHAVMYKSIPHPNFIADASRPPQKIISCTEHIGDGLQIGSSDLMASSKYDVNHVINNHSLDGQGAEYLLDGSKRMVENDLFQALGPILTQNENPSSSECIQDFYSEKIEHGARFPLFDSAYGDVHVQCQSGDDLFDVLGADFKKNHLNGSWNNGQCKEPNSNTKDWIKNSSTSTISQDASSTINQGNSDSCMFSMTGFDRILDTMVSSHSAKQSLDDNVSSRTTITNLSSSSAPNASCSYDRVGVSSQIQGEQFVSPKTLLKSGAISSSYKSECSKEDTGMYSQSSSIYGSTISSWVESGYDTKPSSSVSTGYSKKPDEMSKTSRKRLKPGENPRPRPKDRQMIQDRVKELREIVPNGAKCSIDALFERTIKHMLFLQSVTKHADKLKQTGESKIISKEGGLLLKDNLEGGATWAYEVGSQSMVCPIIVEDLNQPRQMLVEMLCEERGLFLEIADIIRGLGLTILKGVMETRNDKIWAQFAVEANRDVTRMEIFISLVHLLEQTAKGGTEPVNAADNNTAMVHSYHQAAAKPATGRSCSLL; encoded by the exons ATGGGGTACTTGCTGAAAGAGGTTTTGAAAACTCTTTGTGGAGTAAACCAGTGGTCTTATGCTGTTTTCTGGAAGATAGGTTGCCAAAACACCAA GATTTTAATTTGGGAAGAATCTTATTATGAAACATCAACATTGTCTAATATTCATGGAACTTCTGGAGTTGAGAATCCAGAACTAGCTTTCCAAGATTGGAGCACTGGTTGGGCTTTTGGTGGAGTTCAAAATTCTCAGCTTCAGAATCAAGCAGGGGAGAACTTGCATTTGCTTATAAACAAAATGATGATGGACAATCAGTTCAATCTAGTAGGAGAAGG ACTAATTGGCCGGGCTGCAGTTACTGGGAAACATCAGTGGGTTCTTTCGGAGGGTTTAAGTAGAAATGTTCATCCACCAGAG GTTTTGAGAGAACTTCGCCAACAATTTTCAGCTGGCATACAG ACAATTTCAGTTATTCCTGTTCTTCCTCATGGCGTTGTTCAATTTGGTTCATATTTGCAC ATAATGGAGAATATGGGATTTGTGGAGGATGTGAAAACACTAATGAGTCAACTAGGATGTGTCCCTGGTGTTTTATTATCTGATGAGAATGCAACAAAAGAACCAGCACTAGAAACTTCCAGATCAGTTTACCTTGGGAGTTCAGTCTCAACGGAATATTGTGGGAGAGCCAAAGTAATGAACTCTGCTTCAATAATTGACAAGGGTAACTCAATTCAGACTGAGGGTTTTGTTGGtcaaacttctttttctttggttGATGCAACGTTTCAAGACTCCAATTTCACTCAAACTTTTGCTGACTGCCATGATAACCACTTGCACAAGAAAATTTCGCCACAAGTGAAACCATGCATGTATATGAACAACCAGCTGACAAATAGTGTCATCAAAACTGAGGTAATTCCTCCAAACACCGACATGTGGAAGAAGCAACAAGATTCACAGTACATTCCAAAGCCACCGTTCTGCCAGGAATCTTCTGTTGGCTCATTACCTCTAGATAGTGACAGCATAATGTTAACTGAACAACAGATCTCTGGTGAAAATAGTCTTGCAAAAAGCAATTTAACTCTACCAAATTTCTTAGGATCATCTCATGGAAGATCCCATCATGCAGTGATGTACAAGTCAATTCCACATCCCAATTTTATTGCAGATGCCAGCAGACCACCACAGAAAATCATATCTTGCACAGAGCATATTGGAGATGGGCTTCAAATAGGTTCGTCTGATTTGATGGCATCTTCTAAATATGATGTGAACCATGTGATCAATAATCATTCTTTGGATGGACAAGGTGCAGAATATTTGTTGGATGGGAGCAAGAGAATGGTAGAAAATGATTTGTTTCAAGCACTTGGCCCTATATTAACACAGAATGAGAATCCAAGTTCAAGTGAGTGCATTCAGGATTTTTATAGTGAAAAAATTGAACACGGGGCGCGGTTTCCATTATTTGACAGTGCATATGGAGATGTGCATGTCCAATGTCAGTCTGGGGATGACTTGTTTGATGTTTTGGGTGctgattttaagaaaaatcatctaaatggcAGCTGGAACAATGGCCAGTGCAAAGAACCAAACTCCAACACAAAGGATTGGATTAAAAATAGCTCGACTTCTACAATAAGTCAGGATGCTTCTTCTACCATCAACCAGGGAAACTCAGATAGTTGTATGTTCTCCATGACTGGCTTTGACCGTATTTTAGATACTATGGTATCAAGTCATTCTGCTAAGCAGAGCCTGGATGACAATGTTTCTAGCCGTACGACTATAACAAATTTGAGTAGCTCTTCTGCCCCTAATGCTTCATGCTCCTATGATCGAGTTGGGGTCTCCAGTCAAATTCAGGGAGAGCAGTTTGTGTCTCCCAAGACACTTTTAAAATCAGGAGCAATAAGTTCTTCATACAAATCTGAATGCTCCAAAGAAGACACAGGAATGTACTCTCAAAGTAGTTCAATTTATGGATCAACGATCAGTTCATGGGTGGAAAGTGGTTATGACACGAAGCCATCAAGCAGTGTTTCAACAGGCTATTCTAAAAAGCCAGACGAAATGAGCAAAACAAGTCGCAAAAGGCTTAAACCAGGAGAGAATCCTAGGCCAAGGCCAAAAGATCGGCAAATGATCCAAGATCGTGTGAAGGAACTTCGAGAAATTGTGCCTAATGGGGCAAAG TGTAGCATTGATGCACTGTTCGAACGCACGATCAAACACATGCTTTTCTTGCAAAGTGTCACAAAACATGCAGACAAACTAAAACAGACTGGAGAGTCAAAG ATTATCAGTAAGGAAGGAGGATTGCTTTTAAAGGATAATCTTGAAGGTGGAGCAACATGGGCATATGAAGTAGGCTCACAGTCTATGGTCTGCCCTATTATAGTTGAGGATCTGAATCAACCTCGTCAAATGCTTGTGGAG ATGCTTTGCGAGGAACGGGGCTTATTTTTGGAAATAGCTGACATTATAAGAGGTTTGGGCTTGACAATCCTGAAGGGTGTGATGGAAACAAGGAACGACAAAATATGGGCACAATTTGCTGTAGAG GCAAACAGAG